The DNA region TCAGTCATTTTTTAATTTCTAAGATCAGTGTATGAATGTAGGTGGATAGTGGGTTGAAGGATGACTTGGTATTAGGAGACCCAGATGCTCCTCGCTTTGTGCTATGGAATGGGAAGCTGAGGCCAGTGCCCTCGAAGCTTAATGACTTCCCTTTCTTTGACTTAATGAGCTTTCCTGGTAAAATTAGAGCAGGTCTGGGTGCTATCGGTCTTCGGCCACCGCCTCCAGTTTGTGCCCTTAATCCTTCCTCGTATTTCCAGTTTCCTGCGTACGAGTTTCTTCTCATATTCGAATATTTGTCAAGGTTACAGGGTCACGAGGAATCAATTGAAGAATTTGTCAGACGCAACCTAGGAGATGAAGTTTTTGAGCGTTTGATAGAACCATTTTGCTCTGGTACTCTTAAACTTCTTCCTTCATATATTTTTGTCTTTTCGGTAGTGTCTAAACTGTTTTATTCATTCATTCCTTTATCAACTCTTCCTGGTCTTCCAGTGATTATGTGCTCTGAATTCTGGTAAGATTGATCCATCAAATGCAATGGAAGATGGTAATATTGTGCTTCATGATCTGTTATGTTATAGTTGACCATTGTTTGTTGATTTCACAATTTTTTACATTATGTTTAGGATGCTAATTAGTATCCTGATATGATTTTTAGGGTGTAgagaataatattttatgtttcaTTTGATGCAGGTGTTTATGCTGGAGACCCCTCAAAACTGAGCATGAAAGCGGCATTTGGTAAAGTCTGGAAACTGGAGCAAAATGGTGGTAGCATCATAGGTGGAACCTTTAAAGCAATCCAGGAAAAATCTGGTAGCTCTAAGGCACCTCGAGATCCGTAAGGACATTCTTGTGTTTTGGACTTTGTGTTTGTATAATAAGCTTGCATGTTTGAATTTTTAAGTGGGTGTATGTAACAGGCGCTTGCCCAAGCCAAAAGGTCAAACAGTAGGATCGTTCAGAAAGGGCTTGTCAATGCTGCCTAATGCAATTTCATCGaggtaatttttatttttcgatctttcaattaaataaaaatgttgaatttcttctttcttttctcaaAATGCGCGTACATGTATGATACTTTCGCTGCCCGAGTCCCGAACAGGTTTGACACCCTTGTCCCTTTTGCATATCACAAAAATTCAGAAGCCATTTTCTTGTCTTGTCTGCTATCTATTCTCAAGAGAATCTTTGGGCCGAAGGGTTTCAAACCTGTGAAGACtcgattaaaatattattaaaatggaGCAACGATAGTACCTATGCATGCGCAAGGAGATTGACTTGTGGAAACAAACCAATTTTAAGGACAGATGAATTGCTTACTAGTAGTTTAATCTTCATCGTGTGCGTTTGGTCTTCCTTATTTCTAGATTAGAAGGCAGGGTCAAACTGTTTTGGAAACTCACGAGTATCACTATGTCGGATAATGGAGTGTATAAATTGGCATATGAAACCCCTAGTGGAATGGTTTCACTCCAGAGCAAAACTGTCATCTTGACTGTTCCATCCTATGTTGCAAGCACGATACTGCGACCTCTTTCGGTACGTTTACTATGTAACATTATTGATTTATCCCATAGTCCCATTGTTGAAGAGAAGGAATTAAAGGATAGAAGGCTAGTGTTTTTGCTTCGATAACAAGTATTTAATTGGATTTTATAAAGGATAAAAATACCTTGTATATAATCTTCCCTTAATTGGTATGAGCTTTGTTGAGATTGCAACGAATCTGAAGAccatctctctctctctcgatTCTGAAATTTTTGCCTGGATAAGAGcctttaatttttttagagCTCGACTCGTGTACCCCTAGTTTGTGCACTAGATTTTGTGGTAAAATTATGTGGCTTTGATTCTTCATTCTAATGTGCTTCGCGTTAATAATAATTGCTGAAGACACACACATGTTATTATGTGCTGCCTGTTGATTGATATTGGATAGCTACATAGCTTTCGTGTGAACTTGTTGTAGGGAGTTGCTGCTGATGCTTTATCAAAATTCTACTACCCACCTGTAGCTGCGGTGACTATTTCATATCCAAAAGAAGCCATTCGAGCTGATTGTTTGATAGATGGCGAACTTAAGGGTTTTGGGCAGTTGCACCCTCGTTCCCAAGGGGTGGAAACTTTAGGTGAATCTTACTCATAATTATAGATTTCCTTGTCACCTTTGTGGATATTTCTATTCTCTACTACAGTAAAcagaatgttttttttttttgatgctGCATTAAAGATCTGTATATCGCTGCTAGAGCCCTACTTTGTTTCATTCCATCTTTCAGGAACCATATATAGCTCGTCACTTTTTCCTAACCGAGCGCCTCCGGGAAGAATTCTTCTTTTGAACTATATTGGAGGAGCAACCAATCCCGGCATTACATCAAAGGTACATATATATCTATGAACTGTATAACACGAGCGGGTAGCTTTGGCCTATGAGATGAAGTGTTGAAATCAACATCATATTAACCTTTCCCATAACATCAAATTCGTAAAAAAGAAAATTGAGTTACTTAAAACTGCCGTTTCTCCTATTATGAATGAAGTATCACTGTTTTTTTCCTAGTTTCGTTCATTTGTGTGCGCTGTAAGACTGTAATGTGGTTCACTTTAAGCATGTTTTAGTTTCTATGTTAATATATCACATGTACATAGTCGCATTTCCCATTTCCTGTACTTTTTTATCAGACAGAGAGCCAACTCGTGGAGACAGTGGATTGTGATCTAAGGAAGATGCTTATAAATTCGAGTGCACAAGATCCATTTGTGGTGGGAGTGCGCGTCTGGCCGCAAGCTATTCCACAGTTTATGATAGGTCACTTGGATGTGTTGGACTCGGCAAACACTGCTCTCAATAATGGTGGTTTTGGAGGTCTGTTTCTTGCGGGTAACTATGTGTCTGGCGTAGCCTTGGGCAAATGCGTTGAAGCTGCCTACGATGTTGCTACTGATGTGACCAAATATTTGTCGCAGTACCAGTATGTATAAGGTTGTGAGATAGTATCTGCTGTAAAATTATTGGATTACTAGCTGCAAAGCTTGTGTCGAATCTTTTCTTAAAACTAAAACCAGGATCGTATCTTAAAACATAGAATCCAAAGTTAACTGGTGCATTTCAACCTAAAACAA from Primulina tabacum isolate GXHZ01 chromosome 14, ASM2559414v2, whole genome shotgun sequence includes:
- the LOC142524239 gene encoding protoporphyrinogen oxidase 1, chloroplastic, whose amino-acid sequence is MGSFTCTHNYFSTFKKLPQPPFSSPPSTLTPSGGLRRIQCSIAEGPTSVSYSPSREDQKSVLDCVVVGAGISGLCIAQALSTKHGNSNVVVTEARDRVGGNITTVERDGYLWEEGPNSFQPSDPMLTMAVDSGLKDDLVLGDPDAPRFVLWNGKLRPVPSKLNDFPFFDLMSFPGKIRAGLGAIGLRPPPPGHEESIEEFVRRNLGDEVFERLIEPFCSGVYAGDPSKLSMKAAFGKVWKLEQNGGSIIGGTFKAIQEKSGSSKAPRDPRLPKPKGQTVGSFRKGLSMLPNAISSRLEGRVKLFWKLTSITMSDNGVYKLAYETPSGMVSLQSKTVILTVPSYVASTILRPLSGVAADALSKFYYPPVAAVTISYPKEAIRADCLIDGELKGFGQLHPRSQGVETLGTIYSSSLFPNRAPPGRILLLNYIGGATNPGITSKTESQLVETVDCDLRKMLINSSAQDPFVVGVRVWPQAIPQFMIGHLDVLDSANTALNNGGFGGLFLAGNYVSGVALGKCVEAAYDVATDVTKYLSQYQYV